The sequence GATCGGCACTCCGAATAATCTAGCGCCTAGTTCCTCCGCCGCGGATTTTATGTCGTCCACGGCTTCTCCTCCGCCGTTCGATGGCTCCGCTGCAGGGGCGGCGTCGGTTTCTTCGCAGAATCTAGTCGTTGGGAGTAGGTCCAATGGCTTCCCTGGATTTTCTTCCCAGCTTAATCTACGACGATGATTTCGCTGGCCGTTGTTGCTCGAAAAATTCGACATTAAATTGTAGACACTGTGGCACATGTTCTTCATCTGGCATATCTCTTTGTTGAGCCGAACGTTTTGCTTCCTCAATCTCTCGTTCTCGCCGATCAGCTCCGCCTTGTTGCCGTCGAACTCGCGGACGAGGACGGGGGAGTCAGAAGAGGAAAGCACCTGTTCCTCGCCGGAGTCCGACGGAGACACATCCAGAGGAGTTACATCTGGTGTCGGAGATGAGGGCGTAGCCGCCGTGACCGGTGACGGACTCGCGATTTTCCGTCGATGTATATCGCTCAAGAGGTTCATCTCGCCTCTCCGGAAGCAATCGTTTGAGAACTCCCACCGATCAGGCACTAGTTTCCTAAATCCCTGTATTTCCACGAAAAACAACTCAACAAATcatccccaaaaaaaaaaacacacaaaaatccCACACCATTAATCAAGCTTAATCACGCACGTAAGTGTTGAGTTGACGAACGAAACTGGAGAAATTGTTGTGCTTGAAGTACTTGGGAAGCAAATCTCTGGAGAACTCCGTTTGATTCCACACGACGAAACTAGATCCGTCTTCGCTCCACGAGATGACGTCATCGATGGTGTGATCGTCCACCAGACGATAAGTCTTAGTCAAGAAAGGCGTGGGAAGCGATCTCACCGTCGATTCACATCCTCCCCGCCGCGCCATGCAGCCGCCTCTCAGCTTCACAattcaaccacattttttttaaaaaaaaaaaaaaaaagaaaaatcactaaaaaaaacacCGATTCCGCTTagaaaaatcaattaaactcaCCAGAAAGTATGAAATTGTGAGGCGGATCTGGCTGAGAGAGATCGGAGCACGGCTGTTGCTCCTAGAAAGTTCTGCATCCACGGCGGTGAAATGTAGTTGGGGAAAGAACGAGAACTTTCGAGGTTCGGGGactattaatataaaatttatgagCGGGGGAGTTTGTAGAAAGTTATAAgaaactttaaattttttaattaatttttatgtttttttaaatataaattttggacACGACATATATGaacataatattaaattttaatttatgtatGATACAACttgttatattatttgtatataataattatattttaaatattcactttttattttttattaaaaggaTATCCAgttgtttcttttcttttcttttttattttaaggaTCCAGTTGTTTCCAGTATGATTCAAATCTGATTTTGTAAGTCAAAGTTGCGAGGGGTAAttccttttctttctttatttctttaattttttttttttttgtctttctttctttctttctttctttctttttttttttaattttacatttcACCAACATTATTTTGTGCTAAACATTTTATGTTGAAGACAAGATCACCAATTCaagattaaattatatatatatatatatatataattatatatatagtaattttcagctgcccaactaTTCATGTtcaactcgtccccgaccactaaaacccactaccgggttttagttgttttttttaaaaaaaaatttgcatcactaaaacccactaccgggttttagttgtcggggacgagttgggcaggaatggttggacagctgaaaattactcatATATCAggttttagttgtcggggacgagttggacatcattggttatgagtaattttcagctgtccaaccattcctgcccaactcgtccccgaccactaaaacccactaccgagttttagttgtttttttaaaaaaaaattcgtatcactaaaacccactaccggatTTTAGTTGTCGGGGACGAATTGGGCATAATTGGTTGGGCaactgaaaatttatatatatatatatatatatatatatattttgatgtcttgGAAAGGGTCTCGGTCATTTTCATGTCGGCCGGAGAAAAAACAGTCGAAAGAGGTCGGTCTAGAGCTAGTCTGAGTAAGGTAAGTATCTATCCCACTTAAACAACCACAGACATCCATTTTGACCCCCGAGCATGCCGCAATAGGATAAGCATATCAAACTACAATGGATTCATGCTAGCCCGAGCTCATATCATTGATCAGGCAATACAAGATGATCCGTCGATAATCACTGTACAAGTTTCTCTCACATTCACCAACCGTGTTGAGGGTGAGACGTGGGCCACGTTCCTACATCGTGGTCATTATCCGAGAATCCTGACATGGTTAACGACATTAATTGGTACTAAAAAATACCAGTAGCAAAGTTAAAACAAAAGTTTAGTTCATTCTCACAAACACTCATTATGCTCATTTTCTTGAGCATTAGCTTTCCTTTTGCGTGGATATTTAACAGACTTAAGAGTCGAAGCAATCATGCTAAAACCCTTCCGACGTCCCATTAATAAGTCTTGTCTAAGTGTATGCAGATAAGTCGACCCCGAATCATTACTCCAGATTGGGAATATTGACAAGAGATAACACATTCATCCCCCGAAAATTATCCACCCAACTCATCCAATTTTCTCGGGTAACATCATATATTTATCTATTACTATTAATAATATATGAGCATTATATACTAACAGAATATTGTCATTGTATAATTTTGGGTATCTCTAATATACCCTCCATTTTATTAAACTAAGTTGTCTAAGCATCACTTACTACTAGCCGCACCGCACACGCATTGCGTGTGTACtgttatatacaaatattatgttctatgtgtatataatataaatttatttttttttcaagtatttgattattattattttttttttgcaatttgataattttgtgggtttttttttttttgaaacaaaattaaAAGTGAGCATATAGAGACCACTAAGGTGCTCTTGCTTTATACATAGTATAGATAtgtgtgtgtctatatatatatatatatatatatatatatatatatatatatttatatatataatagtagCAAGAACGTGCGTTGCACGTAGATAATGAACGTGGTAAAATAAGAATGAtcgtaatttttttttgaaagaaataattatcgttattttacaaatgaataTATAcatatgatttattttatttatcattcAATAATAATATTGTTTCATAATTTATCTATGATCACAAAGAACcatgattttaaatgtttttatactTGATTTTCACCGGATTCATTtcttttcatttgttttttttatgtttcatTTGATCAAATTCAACAATGTTTTTATCATATAT comes from Henckelia pumila isolate YLH828 chromosome 4, ASM3356847v2, whole genome shotgun sequence and encodes:
- the LOC140863141 gene encoding heat stress transcription factor B-2a isoform X1 — translated: MARRGGCESTVRSLPTPFLTKTYRLVDDHTIDDVISWSEDGSSFVVWNQTEFSRDLLPKYFKHNNFSSFVRQLNTYGFRKLVPDRWEFSNDCFRRGEMNLLSDIHRRKIASPSPVTAATPSSPTPDVTPLDVSPSDSGEEQVLSSSDSPVLVREFDGNKAELIGENERLRKQNVRLNKEICQMKNMCHSVYNLMSNFSSNNGQRNHRRRLSWEENPGKPLDLLPTTRFCEETDAAPAAEPSNGGGEAVDDIKSAAEELGARLFGVPIGLKRGREGQSGTDLRLQQPGRDVKSEPLDEPSSWQKRSGSRKHRPILKDEGEKNLAKGN
- the LOC140863141 gene encoding heat stress transcription factor B-2b isoform X2, whose translation is MARRGGCESTVRSLPTPFLTKTYRLVDDHTIDDVISWSEDGSSFVVWNQTEFSRDLLPKYFKHNNFSSFVRQLNTYGFRKLVPDRWEFSNDCFRRGEMNLLSDIHRRKIASPSPVTAATPSSPTPDVTPLDVSPSDSGEEQVLSSSDSPVLVREFDGNKAELIGENERLRKQNVRLNKEICQMKNMCHSVYNLMSNFSSNNGQRNHRRRLSWEENPGKPLDLLPTTRFCEETDAAPAAEPSNGGGEAVDDIKSAAEELGARLFGVPIGLKRGREGQSGTDLRLQQPGRDVKSEPLDEPSSWQKRSGSRKTN